A genomic stretch from Desulfotignum balticum DSM 7044 includes:
- a CDS encoding HAD-IC family P-type ATPase — translation MVSPGFLKEHDLAVEKSHQNKLDQLADEGKTLVYLLKDDQIEAALALEDVIRESAKKAVSGLQNMGIKVMMLTGDSAAVAKTVADQLNLDDYMAEILPDEKSDQIKKIRQKNKRVAMVGDGVNDAPALAEADVGIAIGAGTDVAMEAADIVLVHSDPRDVTAVIKLSKATYRKMVQNLWWAAGYNAVAIPLAAGVLYPFYQFLLPPAAGAVVMSLSTVIVAVNAKLLST, via the coding sequence ATGGTCAGCCCGGGTTTTTTAAAGGAACATGATCTGGCTGTGGAAAAAAGCCACCAGAACAAACTGGATCAACTGGCAGATGAAGGAAAGACACTGGTGTATCTTCTGAAAGATGATCAGATCGAAGCGGCACTGGCTTTGGAGGATGTGATTCGCGAATCGGCAAAAAAAGCCGTGTCCGGATTACAAAACATGGGCATCAAGGTAATGATGCTCACAGGCGATTCTGCGGCAGTGGCAAAAACCGTTGCAGACCAGTTGAATCTGGATGATTACATGGCGGAAATTCTGCCTGATGAAAAATCGGACCAGATCAAAAAGATCCGGCAGAAAAATAAGCGGGTGGCCATGGTGGGAGACGGGGTAAACGATGCCCCGGCCCTGGCTGAAGCAGATGTGGGCATTGCCATCGGCGCAGGCACGGATGTGGCCATGGAGGCCGCCGATATCGTGCTGGTGCACTCGGATCCCCGGGATGTCACCGCAGTGATCAAACTGTCAAAGGCAACCTACCGGAAAATGGTGCAGAACCTCTGGTGGGCAGCCGGTTACAATGCCGTTGCCATTCCCCTGGCAGCAGGGGTTTTATACCCGTTTTATCAATTTTTGCTGCCACCGGCGGCAGGCGCTGTTGTGATGTCCCTTTCCACGGTCATTGTGGCGGTCAATGCCAAACTGCTGTCCACGTGA
- a CDS encoding superoxide dismutase [Ni] produces MKKTIATIVLLLAAMVCIPMLQQTVSAHCQIPCGIYDDNARIHSMLEDAATVEKSIKMINALSEKSDAQSQNQLVRWVMNKENHAQKIITTISDYFLTQRVKSSQADYKKRLVDHHAVIVSAMKAKQNAEMSYVKTLVTDIKTLLQYYSDDDH; encoded by the coding sequence ATGAAAAAAACAATCGCAACGATCGTTCTTCTGCTGGCAGCAATGGTTTGCATACCGATGCTTCAGCAAACCGTTTCCGCCCATTGCCAGATACCCTGCGGTATTTATGATGATAATGCCCGGATTCACTCAATGCTTGAAGATGCGGCAACTGTTGAAAAATCGATAAAAATGATAAATGCGCTTTCTGAAAAATCCGATGCCCAATCCCAGAACCAGCTGGTCCGCTGGGTGATGAACAAGGAAAACCATGCCCAGAAAATCATCACCACGATCAGCGACTATTTTCTGACCCAACGGGTCAAATCGTCCCAGGCAGACTACAAAAAACGACTGGTCGATCATCATGCCGTGATTGTTTCGGCAATGAAAGCCAAGCAGAATGCCGAGATGTCATATGTCAAAACCCTGGTCACAGACATTAAAACACTGTTACAGTATTACAGCGACGATGACCACTAA